Proteins found in one Polyangiaceae bacterium genomic segment:
- a CDS encoding LOG family protein — MKKDLGRLVCTTQETMEVIEDAVDQLWTVVNDLSRIRPEKQEFYRVAIFGSARTQPGAPVYEQVKDLAARLSASGVDIVTGGGPGLMQAANEGENLGDPDNRTRSIGIRIELPFEQGANPFVEKLFTHRTFYSRLAQFMRMSNAFVIMPGGIGTTLETMMVWQLLQVKHVAGVPLVFVGRMWRELLEWAERNMVGAGLANAQDMTIPVCVDDVSGVMDVLRPHIERFKARE; from the coding sequence ATGAAGAAAGATCTCGGACGCCTGGTGTGCACCACCCAAGAAACGATGGAGGTGATCGAGGACGCGGTGGATCAGCTCTGGACGGTGGTGAACGACCTGAGCCGCATTCGGCCCGAGAAGCAGGAATTCTATCGGGTCGCCATCTTCGGCTCGGCGCGCACTCAGCCGGGCGCTCCGGTGTACGAGCAAGTGAAGGACCTCGCGGCCCGCCTTTCCGCGAGCGGAGTGGACATCGTGACCGGCGGCGGCCCGGGGTTGATGCAAGCGGCGAACGAGGGCGAGAACCTGGGAGATCCCGACAATCGCACGCGGTCCATCGGCATTCGCATCGAGCTTCCCTTCGAGCAGGGCGCAAACCCCTTCGTGGAGAAGCTCTTCACCCATCGCACCTTCTACTCGCGCTTGGCTCAGTTCATGCGCATGTCCAACGCCTTCGTGATCATGCCGGGGGGTATCGGAACCACGTTGGAGACCATGATGGTGTGGCAGCTGCTGCAGGTGAAGCACGTCGCGGGTGTGCCGCTGGTGTTCGTCGGTCGCATGTGGCGCGAGCTCTTGGAGTGGGCGGAGCGCAACATGGTCGGCGCCGGCCTGGCCAACGCCCAAGACATGACCATCCCGGTGTGCGTGGATGACGTGAGCGGCGTGATGGACGTGCTCCGCCCGCACATCGAACGCTTCAAAGCCCGAGAATAG
- a CDS encoding patatin-like phospholipase family protein has product MSAGFFGFFAHTGFVMELEEAGLLPARVSGASAGALVGGLWAAGLDAAQLRDELLALRRADFWDPRPGLGLLRGRLFRARLESLLPTKEFSGCRVPATLSVYDVLSRRTRVISSGPLAPAIQASCTLPGLFQPLWHEGRPLLDGGILDRPGLMGLPAGTRVLHHHLASRSPWRKKSSASLVPPKRPGLSAVVLEGLSRVGPFRLERGKLAFDEARRGLRRALDLPVNGGLLQLSVEEA; this is encoded by the coding sequence ATGTCCGCCGGCTTCTTCGGCTTCTTCGCACACACCGGCTTCGTGATGGAGCTGGAAGAAGCCGGCCTATTGCCGGCGCGAGTCTCGGGCGCCAGCGCTGGGGCCCTGGTGGGGGGACTGTGGGCGGCGGGGCTCGACGCAGCGCAGCTTCGGGACGAGCTGTTGGCGCTCCGGCGCGCGGATTTCTGGGACCCCCGGCCAGGGTTGGGTCTGCTCCGAGGCCGTCTGTTCCGAGCGCGCTTGGAGTCCCTGTTGCCCACCAAGGAGTTCTCCGGCTGTCGCGTGCCCGCCACGCTCTCCGTCTACGACGTGCTTTCGCGGCGCACCCGGGTGATCTCGTCGGGCCCGTTGGCGCCCGCCATCCAAGCCTCTTGTACCTTGCCCGGGTTGTTCCAGCCTTTGTGGCACGAAGGACGGCCGCTGCTCGACGGCGGCATCTTGGATCGCCCTGGCCTCATGGGTCTGCCGGCGGGCACCCGCGTGTTGCATCACCATCTCGCTTCGCGCTCGCCTTGGCGCAAGAAGTCGAGCGCGTCGCTGGTGCCGCCGAAACGACCGGGCCTCTCGGCGGTGGTCCTCGAAGGCCTGAGTCGCGTGGGGCCGTTTCGCCTCGAGCGGGGCAAGCTGGCTTTCGACGAGGCGCGACGGGGACTTCGGCGCGCCCTCGATCTGCCGGTGAACGGCGGGCTCTTGCAACTCTCCGTGGAGGAGGCATGA
- a CDS encoding response regulator, whose amino-acid sequence MLQLPRSVLPWLAGISVAGLLCGAWLALRQAESRALARSTSIVARQAAPRLADYVAARLTIVGSLARERAQHAQMTDADFKRRARILEGSFGGLLGINWIDNAGVIRIAVPEERNRSALGRNVRNHPEAAPFFARAARTGEPTLTGSLQLFQGPRGVASYFPVRREGRTLGFVNGVFDCSELVKRSLAEGILDSYLVRVSDETGRVYESRGYGTSGGPVAQAAAVVANQTWWVEVEPGAALREASHSHHVDLLIPLGLVLGLAVTGLTGGWLGRRRALDQLKREREALENQMIEAQKLEAIGRLAGGVAHDFNNLLTAMIGHAELAKRSKELPERVRKDLDVIIEAARRGAEITRDLLAFSRKEIVHPRAMDVAEEVKRLVPMLEHLLREDVALELDVDPEAGRVLMDPTQLERALMNLVVNAVDAQPNGGLVTLSVQKHDDANIRVAVSDAGEGMSNDVAAHAFEPFYTTKPPGKGTGLGLASVYGIARQLGGDALLSTEEGHGTTVALVLPRTAEEGPRATSEPAPAPKSAKASVLLVEDDDALRHLARRVLSAEGYSVTAAANANEALMLVHEGLVPEILLTDEVMPGMRGHQLAERLSHDLQGLRVLVCSGHADELVDESKLTRQGAAFLHKPYTPTELLAALGKVASARAGS is encoded by the coding sequence ATGCTGCAGCTGCCGCGCTCCGTGCTCCCGTGGCTGGCTGGCATTTCCGTAGCGGGCCTGCTGTGCGGAGCATGGCTCGCGCTCCGCCAGGCGGAGTCTCGGGCACTGGCGCGCTCCACCAGCATCGTCGCGCGCCAAGCCGCCCCGCGGCTCGCCGACTACGTGGCTGCGCGGCTCACCATCGTAGGCAGCTTGGCTCGCGAGCGGGCGCAGCACGCCCAGATGACGGACGCCGACTTCAAGCGACGAGCACGCATCCTGGAGGGCTCCTTTGGTGGCTTGCTGGGCATCAACTGGATCGACAACGCGGGTGTCATCCGCATCGCCGTCCCGGAGGAGCGCAACCGTTCGGCCCTCGGTCGCAACGTGCGCAATCATCCGGAGGCCGCTCCATTCTTCGCTCGAGCGGCGCGCACCGGAGAGCCGACGCTGACCGGCTCCCTGCAGCTGTTCCAAGGTCCGCGGGGCGTCGCCAGCTACTTCCCGGTCCGCCGCGAAGGTCGCACCCTCGGTTTCGTCAATGGTGTGTTCGACTGCAGCGAGCTGGTCAAGCGCTCCCTGGCGGAAGGCATCCTGGACAGCTATTTGGTTCGAGTCTCGGACGAGACGGGTCGCGTGTACGAGTCTCGAGGCTACGGGACCTCCGGCGGACCCGTTGCGCAGGCCGCAGCCGTGGTGGCAAACCAGACGTGGTGGGTGGAGGTGGAACCGGGAGCCGCGCTCCGGGAGGCGAGCCACTCTCACCACGTGGATCTCCTGATCCCGCTGGGCCTGGTGTTGGGCCTGGCCGTGACGGGCTTGACCGGAGGTTGGCTGGGTCGCCGCCGCGCCCTGGACCAGCTCAAGCGCGAGCGGGAAGCGCTGGAAAACCAGATGATCGAGGCGCAGAAGCTGGAGGCCATCGGGCGCCTCGCCGGTGGTGTGGCCCATGACTTCAACAACCTGCTGACCGCCATGATTGGACACGCAGAGCTGGCCAAGCGCTCCAAGGAGCTACCCGAGCGGGTGCGCAAGGATCTCGACGTCATCATCGAGGCCGCCCGGCGCGGCGCGGAGATCACTCGGGACCTGCTGGCGTTCTCCCGCAAGGAGATCGTCCACCCCCGCGCCATGGATGTCGCCGAAGAAGTGAAGCGGCTGGTGCCCATGCTCGAGCACCTGCTACGGGAAGACGTGGCGCTCGAGCTCGACGTGGACCCCGAGGCCGGCCGCGTGCTCATGGATCCGACTCAGCTGGAGCGCGCGCTGATGAACTTGGTGGTGAACGCCGTCGATGCGCAGCCCAACGGCGGCCTGGTGACCTTGTCCGTGCAAAAGCACGACGACGCGAATATTCGCGTCGCGGTCAGCGATGCGGGCGAAGGCATGTCGAACGACGTTGCAGCGCACGCGTTCGAGCCCTTCTACACCACGAAGCCCCCGGGCAAGGGTACCGGCCTCGGCCTTGCGTCCGTGTACGGCATCGCTCGGCAGCTGGGAGGCGACGCCTTGCTGTCGACCGAGGAGGGACACGGGACCACGGTGGCGCTGGTGCTGCCGCGTACGGCCGAGGAAGGCCCCCGCGCGACATCCGAGCCGGCGCCCGCACCCAAGAGCGCAAAGGCGAGCGTGCTGCTGGTCGAAGACGACGACGCACTACGCCACCTGGCCCGCCGGGTGCTGAGCGCTGAAGGCTACTCCGTGACCGCGGCGGCAAACGCGAACGAAGCGCTGATGCTCGTGCACGAGGGGCTGGTCCCCGAGATCTTGCTGACGGACGAGGTCATGCCCGGCATGCGCGGGCACCAGCTCGCGGAGCGCTTGAGCCACGACCTCCAGGGGCTGCGGGTGCTGGTTTGCTCCGGCCACGCGGACGAGCTGGTGGACGAGTCCAAGCTCACGCGCCAAGGCGCGGCGTTCCTGCACAAGCCCTACACGCCCACGGAGCTCTTGGCCGCTCTCGGGAAGGTCGCTAGCGCTCGAGCTGGGTCGTGA
- a CDS encoding proline dehydrogenase, giving the protein MSDERQQRVRRLLDAARRIADAEDVFGKRARQVLVTTTGLSPEGVDLALRECLEVNATDAELDALVSGVTPTARAHVLLAANVFVAPLRAIALALAQAPRVAVRASRREPTMATLLFEASRGAFRLVEELAPSPGDHVWAYGSDDTLAALRGELPAGVVLHGHGNGFGVAVLDAEAGELAAAAKALARDVALFDQRGCLSPRVALVRGQPEGAQSFARALAAGLAELQHDVPRGALSNSEASDLTRYRDTMTYAGEVFHAGKGVVGLDLLGNVLLAPVGRNVHVTRVTDLSAALAGLGDAVAAVGISGPLADVARKALPGARQSPLGAMQTPPLDGPVDRRPSAEGEVL; this is encoded by the coding sequence GTGAGCGACGAGCGACAGCAACGTGTTCGGCGTCTGCTCGATGCGGCGCGACGCATCGCTGACGCGGAGGACGTGTTCGGGAAGCGCGCGCGGCAGGTGCTGGTCACGACGACGGGGCTCTCGCCCGAGGGCGTCGACCTCGCGCTGCGCGAATGCCTGGAAGTGAACGCCACCGACGCGGAGCTCGACGCGCTCGTGTCGGGCGTCACGCCGACGGCGCGAGCGCACGTGCTGCTTGCGGCCAATGTCTTCGTCGCCCCGCTCAGAGCCATCGCCCTGGCGCTGGCCCAGGCGCCGCGGGTCGCCGTGCGCGCGTCACGTCGCGAGCCGACCATGGCCACGCTGCTGTTCGAGGCGAGCCGCGGAGCGTTTCGTTTGGTGGAAGAGCTGGCGCCCTCGCCGGGAGATCACGTATGGGCCTATGGCTCCGACGACACCCTCGCGGCGCTTCGCGGTGAGCTGCCTGCTGGCGTGGTCCTGCATGGTCACGGCAACGGCTTCGGCGTCGCCGTGCTGGACGCTGAAGCCGGCGAGCTCGCGGCGGCGGCCAAAGCGCTGGCCCGGGACGTTGCCCTGTTCGATCAGCGGGGTTGCTTGAGTCCCCGCGTGGCGCTGGTCAGGGGACAGCCGGAGGGCGCGCAGAGCTTTGCGCGGGCGTTGGCCGCTGGGCTCGCGGAGCTACAGCACGACGTACCCCGAGGCGCCCTGTCGAACTCGGAGGCCTCCGATCTCACGCGCTACCGCGACACCATGACCTACGCAGGCGAGGTGTTCCACGCGGGCAAGGGCGTGGTAGGACTGGACCTCCTCGGCAACGTGCTGCTCGCCCCCGTGGGCCGCAACGTCCACGTCACGCGTGTGACGGACCTCTCGGCGGCGCTGGCCGGTCTGGGAGATGCAGTCGCGGCCGTCGGCATCTCGGGCCCGTTGGCCGATGTAGCGCGCAAGGCCCTTCCCGGCGCGCGCCAGAGCCCCCTCGGTGCCATGCAGACTCCCCCGCTGGACGGCCCGGTGGACCGCCGTCCCTCCGCGGAAGGCGAGGTGCTATGA
- a CDS encoding LysR family transcriptional regulator produces the protein MLDWNDLRTFLAVHRSGTLARAATTLGINATTVGRRLAVLEEELGAKLFDRTPDGYSVTQAGLDLLPRAERMEQEAIALERELAGADQRVAGTVRVSVTETIGTRFIAPHLHRFAREYPELTLDLSCNSRSVSLARREADIALRLARPRESDVVTRRLSTVRSALYAARCYLQARGTPRDPERDLSGHDAILFADSRPFALENGWFSQRLGGARVVLRCDSVSSIFSATTFGLGIALLPQSVAAHETSLVRLATETEPEPRVIWQAVHRDLAGSARIRAVLDFLHGIIDGGVS, from the coding sequence ATGCTCGATTGGAACGACCTCCGGACCTTCCTAGCCGTCCACCGGTCGGGAACCTTGGCGCGAGCGGCGACGACGCTGGGCATCAACGCGACGACCGTCGGTCGGCGCCTGGCCGTGCTGGAAGAGGAGCTCGGGGCAAAGCTCTTCGATCGAACCCCGGACGGGTACTCAGTGACTCAAGCCGGCCTCGACCTGCTGCCCCGGGCGGAGCGCATGGAGCAGGAGGCCATCGCGTTGGAGCGCGAGCTCGCAGGGGCCGACCAGCGAGTCGCAGGCACCGTTCGCGTGAGCGTCACGGAAACGATCGGAACGCGATTCATCGCTCCGCACTTGCATCGTTTCGCTCGCGAGTACCCCGAGCTCACTCTCGATCTCTCCTGCAACTCCCGCTCCGTGAGCCTGGCGCGGCGAGAAGCGGACATCGCCCTCCGGCTGGCGCGCCCGCGCGAGAGCGACGTCGTCACGCGCCGTCTCTCCACGGTGCGCTCCGCGTTGTACGCGGCGCGCTGCTATCTGCAGGCGCGTGGCACGCCCCGAGATCCGGAGCGAGACTTGAGTGGCCACGACGCCATCTTGTTCGCGGACAGTCGGCCTTTTGCCCTGGAAAATGGCTGGTTCTCCCAGCGCCTGGGCGGCGCTCGGGTGGTGCTGCGCTGCGACAGCGTGAGCTCCATCTTCTCCGCGACCACCTTCGGCTTGGGCATCGCGCTCCTACCGCAGAGCGTCGCGGCGCACGAGACGAGCTTGGTGCGGCTGGCGACGGAAACCGAGCCCGAGCCCCGCGTGATCTGGCAAGCAGTGCACCGAGATCTCGCCGGCTCCGCGCGCATCCGAGCCGTGCTCGACTTCCTGCACGGCATCATCGACGGCGGTGTTTCGTGA
- a CDS encoding NnrS family protein has protein sequence MPPRSLIHPPTLEAHPAGAAILAKGFRPFFLMAAAYAVLTLPLWVLVLYGRLDPGAYLGATGWHAHEMVFGFSVAVIAGFLLTAVGNWTQRETAVGLPLALLCLLWLAGRVAVLFADGFPPKLAAALDLAFLPALAFACARPILASKNRRNYGFIAILAALFGANLAVHLGALGVLPAWTRLGSLLGVDLVTIVIVIVTGRIVPMFTRNATGRQGIVNVPVLDRAAIAAMVLVVATGVLMPGSAVSGVALLLAGVFVAARAARWGMQHTFGNPLLWILHVGHAWVAIGLLLRGASVLVPAVPSSMGLHALTAGAIGALTLGMMARVSLGHTGRMLAAPKLVSVAFVVITVATLLRIVAPLAGASQLPLLAVAGSLWALSFAAYLVSYAPMLLSPRVDGRPG, from the coding sequence GTGCCTCCCCGTTCGTTGATCCATCCCCCCACCCTGGAAGCCCACCCTGCGGGGGCCGCCATTCTCGCGAAGGGCTTTCGTCCCTTCTTCTTGATGGCGGCAGCCTACGCCGTGCTGACGCTCCCGCTGTGGGTGTTGGTGCTGTACGGACGGCTGGATCCAGGCGCCTATCTCGGCGCCACCGGCTGGCACGCCCACGAGATGGTCTTCGGCTTCTCGGTGGCGGTCATCGCCGGATTCCTGCTCACGGCCGTGGGCAACTGGACCCAGCGCGAGACGGCCGTGGGACTGCCCCTGGCACTCCTGTGCCTGCTGTGGCTCGCCGGGCGGGTCGCGGTGCTATTTGCGGACGGGTTTCCGCCGAAGCTCGCCGCGGCCCTCGACCTGGCGTTCCTTCCCGCGCTGGCGTTCGCCTGTGCGCGTCCCATCCTCGCTTCCAAGAACCGCAGGAACTACGGCTTCATCGCGATCTTGGCGGCGCTCTTCGGCGCCAATCTGGCGGTACATCTGGGCGCTCTGGGCGTGCTGCCGGCGTGGACGCGTCTTGGCAGCCTGCTCGGCGTGGATTTGGTGACTATCGTCATCGTGATCGTCACCGGGCGCATCGTGCCCATGTTCACGCGCAACGCGACCGGCAGGCAGGGCATTGTAAACGTGCCCGTTCTGGATCGTGCCGCCATTGCCGCCATGGTGTTGGTGGTGGCGACCGGCGTGCTGATGCCGGGTAGCGCGGTGTCCGGCGTCGCATTGCTCCTGGCCGGCGTCTTCGTGGCCGCCCGTGCCGCCCGCTGGGGCATGCAGCACACCTTCGGCAACCCGCTGCTCTGGATCCTGCACGTGGGCCACGCCTGGGTGGCCATCGGCTTGCTGTTGCGCGGCGCGTCCGTGCTGGTCCCGGCGGTACCGTCGAGCATGGGTCTCCATGCGCTGACGGCGGGCGCCATCGGCGCGCTCACCCTGGGCATGATGGCTCGCGTTTCCCTCGGCCACACCGGTCGCATGCTCGCCGCACCCAAGCTCGTCTCCGTCGCCTTCGTCGTCATCACCGTGGCGACACTGCTTCGCATCGTCGCGCCCCTCGCCGGCGCCTCTCAACTTCCGCTGCTCGCCGTCGCGGGCAGCCTGTGGGCGCTGTCCTTCGCAGCGTACCTCGTGAGCTACGCCCCCATGCTGCTGTCGCCGCGTGTGGACGGACGCCCTGGATGA
- the zwf gene encoding glucose-6-phosphate dehydrogenase → MSAPFHVVILGASGDLTLRKLMPALVGLARSGRPPGGFHVIGFSRRAKSDEQYRSEIRAALSERDRAAFDELSPRVSYCVGSVTQAEDLAALERHLQALPGGESAGRLFYMALAPQLFAEAAQAISAAGLFAGPAPRRVVIEKPFGHDLESARVLNRKLHRVLREDQIFRIDHYLGKETVQNLLGFRFHNAIFEPLWNRHHVELVQITVAETLGVEHGRARYYESTGALRDMLQNHMMQILALVAMEPPVALEPEAVRDQKVQVLRAVHCPDPEDVASSSVRGRYQGGVIDDELVGGYLEEEGVPADSEVETYVAVRAEIDTWRWSGVPFLLRHGKRLAKKSTEVRIQFRTPPVQLFNRPDEMSGPEFRRKLRDGSLCQIRPNTLTLSIQPREAITLSFGVKQPGGEMVMTPAELSFDYRQRFGTEAGNAYERLLLDAILGDPTLFLRADEIEASWRYADEIRRAWASTGRPALVEYPAGSWGPEQADELFYGCEGGWSRG, encoded by the coding sequence ATGTCTGCGCCCTTTCACGTCGTCATTCTCGGAGCCAGCGGAGATCTCACGCTCCGCAAGCTGATGCCCGCGCTGGTGGGGCTCGCGAGGTCGGGTCGCCCGCCCGGCGGCTTTCACGTCATCGGGTTCTCGCGGCGCGCGAAGTCGGACGAACAGTACCGGAGCGAGATCCGCGCGGCGCTTTCCGAGCGGGATCGCGCGGCCTTCGACGAGCTGTCACCGCGCGTCTCGTACTGCGTGGGGAGCGTCACTCAGGCGGAGGATCTCGCAGCGTTGGAACGGCATCTCCAGGCGCTGCCCGGCGGCGAGAGCGCGGGCCGGCTGTTCTACATGGCGCTCGCGCCGCAGCTCTTTGCCGAGGCGGCGCAGGCGATTTCCGCAGCGGGGCTCTTCGCCGGGCCCGCTCCCCGTCGCGTCGTGATCGAAAAGCCCTTCGGACACGATCTCGAGAGTGCGCGGGTGCTCAATCGAAAGCTGCACCGCGTGCTCCGCGAAGATCAGATCTTCCGCATCGATCACTACCTCGGCAAGGAAACGGTGCAGAACCTCCTCGGGTTTCGCTTCCACAACGCCATCTTCGAGCCGCTCTGGAACCGGCATCACGTGGAGCTGGTGCAAATTACCGTCGCCGAGACCCTGGGCGTGGAGCACGGCCGGGCGCGCTACTACGAGAGCACCGGCGCCCTGCGCGACATGCTGCAAAACCACATGATGCAGATCTTGGCCCTGGTGGCGATGGAGCCGCCGGTGGCGCTGGAGCCCGAGGCCGTGCGCGACCAGAAGGTGCAAGTGCTGCGCGCGGTGCACTGTCCGGATCCGGAGGACGTGGCCTCGAGCTCCGTGCGCGGGCGCTATCAAGGCGGAGTGATCGACGACGAGCTCGTCGGCGGCTACCTCGAGGAAGAGGGTGTGCCGGCCGACTCGGAGGTGGAGACCTACGTGGCAGTGCGCGCTGAGATCGACACTTGGCGCTGGAGCGGCGTTCCGTTCTTGCTGCGTCACGGCAAGCGTCTGGCCAAGAAGAGCACCGAGGTTCGCATCCAGTTTCGCACGCCGCCGGTGCAGCTCTTCAACCGCCCGGACGAGATGAGCGGTCCCGAGTTCCGGCGAAAGCTCCGCGACGGCAGCCTGTGTCAGATCCGGCCCAACACCCTGACCTTGAGCATTCAGCCCCGCGAAGCGATCACCCTCTCTTTCGGCGTGAAGCAGCCCGGCGGGGAGATGGTGATGACCCCCGCGGAGCTGTCCTTCGACTACCGTCAGCGCTTCGGAACGGAAGCGGGCAATGCCTACGAGCGCCTGCTGCTCGACGCCATCTTGGGCGACCCGACCTTGTTCCTGCGCGCGGACGAGATCGAGGCCAGCTGGCGCTACGCCGACGAGATCCGGCGGGCCTGGGCCAGCACCGGGCGGCCCGCCCTGGTGGAGTACCCCGCCGGCTCCTGGGGCCCGGAACAAGCCGACGAGCTATTTTACGGCTGTGAGGGCGGCTGGTCTCGGGGGTGA
- a CDS encoding cobalamin B12-binding domain-containing protein: MPSKVLLVYPPSRTQLHESCPAALTMLAAVLEGAGHRVQLLDANATARKRSSEDVAREAEALRPDVIGMTLVTPIAREAYRLAGLLGRSGARLLAGGPHATLLPEEPLMHGFDAVVVGEGEPTIVDAVRVLRGELPPEDVLGLVYRDAKGNVVHAPPRPPVADLDALPAPARHLVDAEEYGGPDSPALHMNLFSSRGCPARCAYCAGGLFGRRFRFRSAESVVREMVDVHQCHGTRHFHFMDDAMTVNRPRMLEICERLVETGLGLTWSMMTRVDRVDPQLLTLLHRAGCVQIDYGIESGHPETLKRIHKPHDVARAKHIVEATAQSGIRAHVFFIFGFPWDTPESIDVTARYMVALAPFVARFHPAIASILIPFPGTEIYEKYKDEYGFAEWWLSEEKNFDSPTHGRHAYYQSQLFSRGAVLDADFFRYTPAVKEKIEDVFELMWRHDLRKASAPIRGARRALFGVSRALHGVSPALERTALAPAFALSRALQR, from the coding sequence ATGCCGAGCAAGGTTCTTCTGGTCTACCCGCCATCGAGGACTCAGCTGCACGAGAGCTGTCCGGCGGCGCTCACGATGCTCGCTGCCGTGTTGGAGGGGGCGGGCCACCGGGTGCAGCTGCTGGACGCCAACGCTACGGCACGTAAGCGGAGCAGCGAGGACGTCGCACGAGAGGCGGAAGCGCTGCGCCCGGACGTGATCGGCATGACGTTGGTGACGCCGATCGCACGGGAGGCGTATCGCCTCGCGGGTCTGCTCGGGCGGAGCGGTGCGCGGCTCCTGGCCGGGGGCCCTCACGCCACGCTCTTGCCGGAGGAGCCGCTGATGCACGGCTTCGACGCCGTCGTGGTGGGGGAGGGCGAGCCCACCATCGTCGACGCCGTCCGGGTCCTTCGAGGAGAGCTCCCGCCGGAGGACGTGCTCGGCCTGGTGTACCGCGACGCCAAGGGCAACGTGGTCCACGCGCCGCCCCGGCCACCGGTCGCGGATCTCGATGCGCTGCCCGCCCCCGCGCGGCATCTGGTGGATGCCGAGGAGTACGGCGGCCCGGACAGTCCCGCACTACACATGAATCTGTTCTCTTCCCGCGGCTGCCCTGCCCGCTGCGCGTACTGCGCGGGCGGCCTCTTCGGTCGGCGCTTCCGCTTTCGCTCGGCCGAGAGCGTGGTGCGCGAGATGGTAGACGTTCACCAGTGCCATGGCACGCGGCACTTCCACTTCATGGACGATGCCATGACCGTGAATCGTCCGCGCATGCTCGAGATCTGCGAACGTCTCGTCGAAACCGGACTGGGTCTCACCTGGAGCATGATGACGCGCGTGGACCGAGTGGACCCGCAGCTCCTGACGTTGCTGCACCGCGCAGGCTGCGTCCAGATCGACTACGGCATCGAGAGTGGACATCCCGAGACGCTGAAACGGATCCACAAGCCCCACGACGTGGCCCGGGCGAAGCACATCGTGGAAGCCACCGCCCAGAGCGGGATCCGCGCTCATGTGTTCTTCATCTTCGGTTTCCCCTGGGACACGCCGGAATCCATCGACGTGACGGCGCGCTACATGGTCGCGCTGGCGCCCTTCGTGGCCCGCTTTCACCCGGCCATCGCCTCGATCTTGATCCCGTTTCCAGGCACGGAAATCTACGAGAAGTACAAGGACGAGTACGGCTTCGCCGAGTGGTGGCTATCGGAGGAGAAGAACTTCGACAGCCCGACGCACGGGCGTCACGCCTACTATCAATCGCAGCTGTTCAGTCGCGGCGCCGTGCTGGACGCGGACTTCTTCCGCTACACCCCCGCGGTGAAGGAGAAGATCGAGGACGTGTTCGAGCTGATGTGGCGGCACGACCTGCGAAAGGCGTCGGCTCCGATCCGAGGGGCGCGCCGCGCGCTGTTCGGGGTGTCGCGCGCGCTCCATGGCGTGTCTCCGGCGCTGGAGCGCACGGCACTGGCGCCGGCCTTCGCCCTCTCCCGTGCTCTCCAGCGGTAG
- a CDS encoding cyclic nucleotide-binding domain-containing protein has protein sequence MKIRAEASSDVGQRRDHNEDNYLVDDEHGLFIVCDGMGGHAAGEVASALAAKTIQEAVRRELGAAEAHDEPLDPWRAAHVVEVLRRAVEAANTAVHRLGQRDPKARGAGTTCTVLSIRGQRGVLAHVGDSRLYLRRAGQLHQLTMDHSFVADAMMRGYTLEQALEAFPSNLLMRAVGPLERVQVDTLEFDVLPGDVYLLCSDGLHGYFDHESTGLAELLEGEDVAERLVSFANERGGEDNITAVVVRPEAEDAAGEERLSRVYEDLSALSAMELFGELEYPELLEVASTLRTEELEEGVTVLSEGEASKALYIIASGRVSVERSGSRLTTLSSGSHFGEMALLTNRPRTATVKTLEPTRLLVLDQDAVYPLFQTNPVIGVKFLWRLGQVQSLRLDEATLLLRPPSGEESGLDFSGERTQRLFPPPFSKRRPEE, from the coding sequence GTGAAAATCCGAGCGGAGGCGTCGAGCGACGTCGGGCAACGGCGCGATCACAACGAGGACAACTATCTCGTCGATGACGAGCACGGGCTGTTCATCGTGTGCGACGGCATGGGTGGGCACGCCGCAGGAGAGGTGGCGTCTGCGCTGGCGGCGAAGACCATTCAAGAGGCCGTCCGGCGTGAGCTCGGAGCCGCAGAGGCGCACGACGAGCCCCTGGACCCGTGGCGCGCGGCGCACGTGGTGGAGGTGCTGCGCCGAGCGGTGGAAGCGGCCAACACCGCGGTGCACCGGCTGGGACAGCGAGATCCGAAGGCTCGCGGCGCGGGTACCACCTGCACCGTGCTCTCGATCCGCGGGCAGCGCGGAGTGCTGGCGCACGTGGGGGACTCGCGGCTCTACCTGCGGCGCGCCGGTCAGCTCCACCAGCTGACGATGGATCACAGCTTCGTCGCCGACGCCATGATGCGCGGCTACACCTTGGAACAGGCCCTGGAGGCCTTTCCCTCGAACCTCTTGATGCGCGCCGTGGGACCCCTGGAGCGCGTTCAGGTGGACACCCTGGAGTTCGACGTGCTGCCGGGAGACGTCTACCTTTTGTGCAGCGACGGCCTGCACGGCTACTTCGATCACGAGAGCACTGGTCTCGCCGAGCTGCTGGAAGGTGAGGACGTGGCCGAGCGGCTGGTGTCCTTCGCCAATGAACGCGGTGGCGAGGACAACATCACGGCGGTGGTGGTGCGGCCCGAGGCCGAGGATGCCGCGGGAGAAGAACGCCTGAGCCGAGTGTACGAAGACCTCTCGGCGCTGTCCGCCATGGAGCTCTTTGGCGAGCTCGAGTATCCGGAGCTGCTCGAGGTCGCCAGCACGCTGCGGACGGAAGAGCTGGAAGAGGGCGTGACGGTGCTGAGCGAAGGCGAAGCCAGCAAGGCGCTCTATATCATCGCGTCGGGACGCGTGAGCGTGGAACGCAGTGGCTCGCGCCTCACCACCCTGTCGAGCGGCAGTCACTTCGGCGAGATGGCGCTCTTGACCAATCGCCCGCGCACGGCAACCGTGAAGACGCTCGAGCCCACACGTCTGCTGGTCCTGGACCAAGACGCCGTGTATCCGTTGTTTCAGACCAACCCGGTGATTGGCGTGAAGTTCCTGTGGCGGCTGGGGCAGGTGCAGAGCCTGCGGCTGGACGAAGCGACGCTATTGCTCCGGCCGCCGTCCGGCGAGGAGAGCGGACTCGACTTCAGCGGCGAGCGTACGCAGCGCCTGTTCCCGCCGCCGTTCAGCAAGCGGCGTCCGGAGGAGTGA